A region of Haladaptatus caseinilyticus DNA encodes the following proteins:
- a CDS encoding FAD-binding and (Fe-S)-binding domain-containing protein, with protein MATQDSKPLDESGSIDPASDDRATYDYTGGSHHRQELVDDLESLIDGDVRFDEYSRQLYATDASAYEVTPVGVVFPRSTDDVAAIVDYCFDHEIPVLPRGGGTSLAGQATNEAVVLDLSVYMNDLVEVDPGARVADVQAGAVLADLNAALAPHDLKFAPDPAAGDRSTLGGAIGNNSTGAHSLQYGKTDAYVEEVEVVLADGTVTTFGEVTLDELRNRAASDGNIESRIYDVLRRVVDEESETIHDVYPQLKRNVSGYNLDRLVQEAASETINLARVFAGSEGTLGVVTAATISLESVPETKSVALLTYHDLIDAMADVDTIVQNHDPAAVEAIDDVLLDLARETEEFETVAAMLPAETETALLVEFYAEDEAHGRQQVAELVADRIPDVALDEAEHEEEDRQYDEPVRAFDVLEAYDEEERATLWKLRKSGMPILLSRTTDAKHISFIEDTAVPTENLAEYVADFQAVLDDHDTFASFYAHAGPGCMHMRPLVDTKSPAGVAQMESISDAVTDLVVEYNGSVSGEHGDGRARTQWNRKLYGDDVWSLFRDVKSAFDPDWILNPGQVCGEIDMTEQLRFGGNYDFEAEFDPTLNWENDNGFQGMVELCHGCGGCRGQQETTGGVMCPTYRAAEEESVTTRGRANMLRQAMSGDLDDDVLDIEFMNEVMDLCIGCKGCSRDCPSEVDMAKLKAEVEHANHEQHGAGVRERLFANIDTLNSIGSRLAPVSNWAETIPGVRTVLEETVGIAKERSLPTFHRESFEEWFEARGGPRVSPSHAARKVLLFPDTYTNYNHPEAGKAAVRVLEAADVHVRIPENVTSTGRPAHSKGFLDVSRERAATNIDALAPRVIEGWDVVLVEPSDAVMFQSDYLDLLSGRDVERVAANTYGILEYLDRFDFDLEFETLTESLTYHGHCHQKSTKKDHHAASVLGKAGYEVDVLDSGCCGMAGSFGYESEHYSMSMAIANILFEQVDDSDGEQVVAPGASCRTQLEDRNDGEEPVHPIEKVEDALRT; from the coding sequence GACGTCGCCGCCATCGTCGACTACTGTTTCGACCACGAGATTCCCGTTCTTCCGCGGGGGGGCGGCACCAGTTTGGCTGGCCAGGCAACGAACGAAGCCGTCGTGCTCGATTTGAGCGTCTACATGAACGATCTCGTCGAGGTCGACCCTGGTGCTCGCGTAGCCGATGTACAGGCCGGTGCTGTACTTGCGGACCTCAACGCAGCACTCGCACCTCACGACCTCAAATTCGCCCCGGACCCGGCTGCCGGCGATCGGAGTACGCTGGGTGGAGCGATTGGCAATAACTCCACGGGTGCCCACTCGCTACAATACGGTAAGACGGACGCCTACGTCGAAGAGGTCGAGGTCGTTCTCGCCGACGGGACGGTTACCACGTTCGGGGAAGTGACACTCGACGAACTCCGAAATCGTGCCGCTTCCGATGGCAATATCGAGAGCCGCATTTACGATGTGCTCCGCCGTGTCGTAGACGAGGAGAGCGAAACGATTCACGACGTATATCCACAGCTGAAACGCAACGTCTCGGGGTACAACCTCGACAGGCTCGTCCAGGAAGCAGCGTCGGAGACGATCAACCTCGCTCGTGTTTTCGCTGGGAGTGAGGGAACGCTCGGCGTGGTTACGGCGGCGACCATCTCGCTCGAATCGGTTCCCGAAACGAAATCGGTCGCGTTGCTTACGTATCACGACCTGATAGACGCGATGGCCGACGTCGATACGATCGTCCAAAATCATGATCCTGCTGCCGTTGAAGCCATCGACGATGTTCTTCTCGATCTCGCTCGTGAGACGGAGGAGTTCGAAACAGTCGCAGCGATGCTGCCGGCGGAAACCGAAACGGCACTGCTGGTCGAGTTCTACGCGGAGGACGAGGCACACGGACGACAGCAAGTCGCGGAGCTGGTCGCCGACAGAATCCCGGATGTCGCTCTAGACGAGGCGGAGCATGAAGAAGAAGATCGCCAATACGACGAGCCAGTCCGCGCCTTTGACGTGCTAGAAGCGTACGATGAGGAGGAACGAGCGACGCTCTGGAAACTTCGGAAGAGCGGAATGCCCATTCTCCTCTCCCGGACGACCGACGCAAAGCACATCTCGTTCATCGAAGACACCGCCGTCCCGACGGAAAACCTCGCTGAATACGTTGCTGATTTCCAAGCGGTACTCGACGACCACGACACGTTCGCCTCGTTCTACGCCCACGCCGGTCCCGGATGTATGCACATGCGGCCACTCGTCGATACGAAAAGTCCAGCAGGTGTTGCCCAAATGGAGTCGATCTCCGACGCCGTGACTGACCTCGTCGTCGAGTACAACGGTTCCGTTTCAGGTGAACACGGCGATGGTCGTGCTCGAACACAGTGGAATCGGAAGCTGTACGGCGATGATGTCTGGTCGCTATTCCGCGATGTGAAGTCGGCGTTCGACCCCGACTGGATCCTCAATCCTGGACAGGTCTGTGGTGAAATAGACATGACCGAGCAGCTTCGGTTCGGTGGTAACTACGATTTCGAAGCCGAGTTCGATCCGACGCTGAATTGGGAGAACGACAATGGCTTCCAGGGAATGGTCGAACTCTGTCACGGCTGTGGTGGCTGTCGCGGCCAGCAGGAAACCACTGGTGGGGTGATGTGCCCGACCTATCGCGCTGCCGAAGAGGAAAGCGTCACAACCCGTGGTCGAGCGAACATGTTGCGACAAGCGATGAGCGGTGACCTCGATGATGACGTACTCGATATCGAGTTCATGAACGAGGTAATGGACCTCTGTATCGGCTGCAAGGGCTGTTCCCGCGACTGTCCGAGCGAAGTCGACATGGCAAAGCTGAAAGCCGAGGTCGAACATGCCAATCATGAGCAACACGGTGCGGGCGTTCGGGAACGGCTCTTTGCGAATATCGACACGCTCAACTCCATCGGGTCGAGGCTTGCCCCGGTTTCAAACTGGGCCGAAACGATCCCTGGGGTTCGAACCGTCCTCGAAGAGACGGTCGGCATCGCCAAAGAACGCTCACTTCCAACGTTCCATCGCGAGAGTTTCGAGGAGTGGTTCGAAGCACGGGGCGGTCCACGAGTTTCACCATCACATGCAGCGCGAAAGGTACTGTTGTTCCCCGATACGTACACGAACTACAACCACCCCGAAGCGGGGAAAGCAGCGGTTCGAGTACTCGAAGCTGCCGATGTTCACGTTCGAATCCCCGAAAACGTAACCTCGACCGGTCGTCCGGCACACTCGAAGGGCTTCCTCGACGTATCACGTGAACGCGCGGCAACGAACATCGACGCCCTCGCACCACGAGTCATCGAGGGCTGGGACGTCGTTCTCGTCGAACCATCCGACGCCGTGATGTTTCAGTCGGATTATCTCGACCTCTTGTCGGGTCGTGACGTCGAACGGGTTGCGGCTAACACGTATGGTATACTCGAATACCTCGACCGATTCGACTTCGACCTCGAATTCGAGACCCTCACCGAATCGCTCACGTATCATGGTCATTGCCATCAAAAATCGACGAAGAAGGACCATCATGCGGCTTCGGTACTTGGGAAAGCCGGATACGAAGTCGATGTGCTCGATTCAGGCTGCTGTGGAATGGCTGGTTCGTTCGGTTACGAGTCCGAACACTACTCAATGAGTATGGCGATCGCGAACATCCTCTTCGAACAGGTCGACGACAGCGACGGCGAACAAGTCGTCGCTCCTGGTGCGTCTTGCCGAACGCAGCTAGAGGACAGAAACGATGGCGAGGAACCGGTACATCCGATCGAAAAGGTCGAAGACGCACTTCGAACCTGA
- the gdhB gene encoding glutamate dehydrogenase GdhB, whose translation MSQLTSKDADATETDESSESALMTARRQLKRAAAHIDVDDGVVERLKHPTKVQRVSVPLKRDDGELEVFTGFRAQHDDVRGPYKGGLRYHPEVNAEECIGLSMWMTWKCAVMDLPFGGGKGGIAVDPKRLSNEEKERLTRRFAEELRDVVGPKQDVPAPDMGTDAQTMAWFMDAYSMQRGETTPGVVTGKPPVIGGSYGREEAPGRSVAIVTREAIDYYDWNLDETTVAVQGYGSVGANAARALDEWGADVLAVSDVDGAIFDPRGLDTKGVMAHDERPGMVSGYEAPQQLSNEELLELDVDVLIPAAVGNVLTANNADDVEADLIVEGANGPTTFAADSIFERRDIPVIPDILANAGGVTVSYFEWLQDINRRQWTLDRVNNELESEMLKAWSAVRDEVETRGVTWRDAAYIVALNRVATAKGTRGLWP comes from the coding sequence ATGTCCCAGCTAACGTCCAAAGACGCCGACGCGACGGAAACTGACGAATCGAGCGAATCAGCGTTGATGACGGCTCGCCGCCAACTGAAGCGTGCTGCAGCGCACATCGATGTCGACGATGGCGTCGTCGAGCGGTTGAAACATCCGACGAAAGTTCAGCGCGTATCCGTCCCACTCAAGCGTGATGACGGCGAATTAGAGGTGTTTACGGGCTTCCGCGCACAACACGACGACGTTCGTGGACCGTATAAAGGTGGGCTTCGGTATCATCCCGAGGTCAACGCCGAGGAGTGTATCGGCCTCTCGATGTGGATGACGTGGAAGTGCGCCGTCATGGACCTTCCATTTGGTGGTGGAAAGGGTGGCATCGCCGTCGATCCGAAACGTCTGAGCAACGAGGAAAAAGAGCGGCTCACACGCCGATTTGCCGAAGAACTTCGGGACGTCGTCGGTCCAAAACAAGACGTGCCAGCCCCGGATATGGGCACTGATGCACAGACCATGGCGTGGTTTATGGATGCCTACTCCATGCAGCGGGGTGAGACGACACCCGGTGTCGTCACCGGAAAACCGCCAGTCATCGGTGGTTCCTATGGGCGCGAAGAGGCGCCAGGACGGAGTGTCGCGATCGTCACACGCGAAGCTATCGATTACTACGACTGGAACCTCGACGAAACCACCGTTGCCGTGCAGGGGTACGGAAGCGTCGGCGCGAACGCTGCTCGAGCACTCGACGAATGGGGGGCAGACGTCCTCGCCGTCTCCGACGTCGACGGTGCGATTTTCGATCCTCGTGGGCTGGACACGAAAGGGGTGATGGCCCACGACGAGCGTCCCGGAATGGTCTCCGGCTACGAAGCGCCCCAGCAGCTTTCCAACGAGGAACTGCTCGAACTCGACGTCGACGTGCTCATTCCTGCCGCCGTCGGTAACGTTCTGACGGCAAACAACGCCGACGACGTCGAGGCTGACCTCATCGTCGAAGGAGCAAACGGTCCAACCACGTTTGCCGCGGACTCCATCTTCGAACGGCGTGATATCCCGGTTATCCCCGATATCCTCGCCAACGCGGGCGGCGTGACGGTGTCGTATTTCGAGTGGCTACAGGACATCAATCGACGACAGTGGACACTCGACCGTGTCAACAACGAACTCGAATCCGAGATGCTAAAGGCGTGGAGTGCCGTTCGCGACGAAGTCGAAACTCGCGGCGTAACGTGGCGTGATGCCGCATACATCGTGGCACTCAATCGCGTTGCGACTGCCAAGGGAACACGCGGACTCTGGCCGTAG
- a CDS encoding M24 family metallopeptidase, whose product MPQSVFTASEYERRIEQTKERMRERELDALVIADPANMNYLSGYDGWSFYVHQAVIVTQDRDEPVWVGRGQDANGARATTWLEEESIRSYSDDHVQSPYDLHPMDFFAQVLRDLGVDDARIGLEMDAYYFTAKSYLRLQQNLPEAEFEDTTLLVNWVRVTKSDQELQYMREAARISENAMSAGLDAIEEGVPESEAARAIYNALIDGTEEYGGDYPSIVPLMPSGDHTGTPHLTWTDRPFAQGDPVIIELSGCRHRYHSPLARTTYVGDPPQEMQDRMEIVVEGVNAALDVAEPGVTCERVEKAWREVIQKYGLEKEERIGYSMGLGYPPDWGEHTASLRPGDETVLEKNMTFHMIPGLWFDDFGVELSETFRVTSNGAEVLADFPQELFST is encoded by the coding sequence ATGCCACAGTCAGTATTTACCGCCAGCGAATACGAGAGACGAATCGAGCAGACGAAAGAGCGAATGCGTGAACGCGAACTCGACGCGCTCGTGATCGCCGACCCGGCGAACATGAACTATCTATCTGGCTACGACGGCTGGTCGTTCTATGTGCATCAAGCCGTCATCGTCACCCAGGACCGAGACGAGCCGGTCTGGGTTGGCCGCGGCCAAGACGCTAATGGCGCACGCGCGACGACGTGGTTGGAAGAAGAGAGCATTCGATCCTACAGCGACGACCACGTCCAGTCGCCGTACGACTTGCATCCGATGGACTTCTTCGCGCAAGTGTTACGAGACCTCGGTGTCGATGATGCACGCATCGGACTGGAGATGGACGCCTACTACTTCACGGCAAAGTCCTATTTGCGCCTGCAGCAGAACCTCCCCGAGGCGGAATTCGAGGATACGACCCTGCTGGTCAACTGGGTTCGTGTCACGAAATCCGATCAGGAACTCCAGTACATGCGGGAGGCTGCCCGTATCTCGGAGAATGCAATGAGTGCCGGTCTGGACGCGATCGAGGAGGGCGTCCCCGAGTCGGAAGCAGCACGTGCCATCTACAACGCGCTCATCGATGGTACCGAGGAGTACGGTGGTGACTACCCTTCCATCGTTCCACTCATGCCTTCCGGCGATCATACTGGGACCCCTCATCTCACGTGGACCGATCGTCCCTTCGCACAGGGTGACCCGGTTATTATCGAACTCTCCGGATGCCGGCACCGCTACCATTCACCACTCGCCCGAACGACGTACGTGGGCGACCCGCCACAGGAGATGCAGGACCGGATGGAAATCGTCGTCGAAGGCGTGAATGCCGCGCTTGACGTCGCCGAACCGGGTGTGACTTGCGAGCGCGTCGAGAAGGCATGGCGTGAGGTTATTCAGAAATACGGTCTCGAAAAGGAGGAACGCATCGGTTACTCGATGGGGCTTGGCTACCCACCGGATTGGGGCGAGCACACCGCTAGTCTCCGTCCAGGGGACGAGACGGTGCTCGAAAAGAATATGACGTTCCACATGATTCCGGGCCTCTGGTTCGACGACTTCGGCGTCGAACTCAGCGAGACGTTCCGCGTCACCTCGAACGGCGCCGAGGTACTGGCCGACTTCCCGCAGGAACTGTTCTCCACGTAA
- a CDS encoding aldehyde ferredoxin oxidoreductase family protein: MLHTVGPHLTIDVGTRTTKTESIDDILESFIGGRGVATKLAHERIPFDADPFDAENRLFFATGPMQASTMSFTGRMNATAVSPLTDGLVSSNAGGFMSRNFADTGHAAVEITGKSDELVIVHISDSGVEFEPVPALAGATVPETVSYLEDEHAIGADQTAVIGPAGENLVRFASIMTSEERAFGRGGLGAVLGSKNVKALTFEGDSALDIDIPASQMEIHREAATDDHIMKRQGTVAVMDLANELNGLPSYYFSEQEFEGVGGINGAAVEEKKYKKGTCSACAFACKLPTKDETRGVETEGPEFEVAMAFGSNSGVDDIVDVMKSNELCDRYGLDAISAGNTVAAYLAAQDEFGNVDLIHELVEKIAHREGVGDDLAEGIARIHDDLDVPNWTVKGMDFAAHEGRVLHGQGLSYAVANRGADHMYAVFYSQEYPLVDEDDAYDPTGFEGKPQRLIEKENQMAVNDSGVVCKFSRDYMNPERYEMLFGADFEELLAVGNRIVTLERHFNNQRGFDRSDDTLPYEIPGFEDALEEYYEIRDWDDGVVPDGQVPTE; encoded by the coding sequence ATGTTGCACACAGTGGGGCCACACCTCACGATCGACGTGGGGACACGAACGACGAAGACAGAATCCATCGACGATATCCTCGAATCGTTCATCGGCGGACGAGGCGTCGCGACGAAGCTCGCCCACGAGCGTATTCCGTTCGACGCCGACCCGTTCGATGCGGAAAATCGGCTGTTCTTCGCAACCGGTCCGATGCAGGCATCGACGATGAGTTTCACTGGACGAATGAATGCAACGGCAGTTTCCCCGCTCACTGATGGGCTGGTCTCGTCGAACGCGGGCGGCTTTATGTCACGTAACTTCGCAGATACGGGTCACGCAGCCGTCGAAATCACTGGAAAAAGCGACGAATTAGTGATTGTTCACATCTCCGATAGTGGCGTCGAATTCGAACCGGTGCCAGCGCTCGCCGGTGCGACCGTTCCGGAGACTGTTTCGTACTTGGAAGACGAACATGCGATCGGAGCCGATCAAACCGCCGTCATCGGACCGGCCGGCGAAAATTTGGTCCGTTTTGCTTCCATCATGACATCCGAAGAGCGGGCATTCGGTCGTGGCGGGCTCGGGGCAGTGCTCGGGTCGAAGAACGTGAAAGCGCTCACTTTCGAGGGAGACTCGGCGCTCGACATCGATATACCCGCCTCACAGATGGAAATCCACCGTGAGGCAGCTACGGACGACCATATTATGAAACGACAGGGAACGGTCGCGGTGATGGACCTCGCGAACGAACTGAACGGCCTCCCGTCGTATTATTTCTCCGAACAGGAGTTCGAGGGCGTCGGAGGAATCAACGGCGCCGCCGTCGAAGAAAAGAAGTACAAGAAGGGAACCTGTTCTGCATGTGCGTTCGCCTGTAAACTTCCGACGAAGGACGAAACACGCGGCGTAGAAACGGAAGGTCCCGAGTTCGAGGTTGCGATGGCGTTTGGGTCGAACTCCGGCGTTGACGATATCGTCGATGTGATGAAGTCGAACGAGTTGTGTGACCGATACGGATTGGACGCGATTTCGGCGGGGAACACCGTGGCCGCCTATCTCGCCGCACAGGACGAGTTTGGAAACGTCGACCTCATCCACGAACTGGTCGAGAAGATCGCCCACCGAGAGGGTGTCGGTGACGACCTTGCCGAAGGGATTGCCCGCATTCACGATGATCTCGATGTACCGAACTGGACGGTCAAAGGCATGGACTTTGCAGCCCACGAGGGACGCGTACTCCACGGTCAGGGACTCTCGTATGCCGTCGCGAACCGTGGTGCAGACCACATGTATGCTGTGTTCTACTCACAGGAGTACCCACTTGTCGACGAGGACGACGCGTACGACCCAACCGGGTTCGAGGGAAAACCACAGCGGCTCATCGAGAAGGAAAATCAGATGGCGGTCAACGATAGCGGTGTCGTGTGTAAATTTTCACGGGACTATATGAACCCAGAAAGGTATGAGATGCTGTTCGGCGCTGACTTCGAGGAGCTACTCGCGGTCGGAAACCGAATCGTCACCCTCGAACGACACTTCAACAACCAGCGTGGCTTCGACCGGTCGGATGATACGCTCCCCTACGAGATTCCAGGCTTCGAAGACGCGTTGGAGGAGTACTACGAAATCCGAGATTGGGACGACGGGGTCGTTCCCGATGGGCAGGTCCCTACGGAGTGA
- a CDS encoding aspartate aminotransferase family protein, with amino-acid sequence MAVGPSIEELHFDEAPSVDSVPGPTSRALIEKQQRIDSSAVAYPEDIPIAFEEGKGATVRDVDGNTFIDMFAGIGVFNVGHANPYVLDAVHEQADKLVHTVDFPTEARLELIEKLDEIAPGSLQGNNKVVFGGPTGSDAVEASIKLGKYNTGGDGLIAFRGAYHGATSGAMSVTSNTKFKEDYTPLLPDVVHSPYPYPFGQEKDPQEAVDHALEELQATLEDPYGGLANPAGIIVEPIQGEGGVITPPEGFLQGVRDLATDNDVPLIFDEIQSGLGRSGQWWASEWDDVTPDIMTSAKALGGVGFPLSATMYDESLDTWGSGDHAGTYRGHVVAMRAGTRAIEYIQEHDLLAHARNLGEYIRTRLKEAGEGNPHLGEVRGKGLFIGAEFVDGDGNPDGEMADAIQDYCFEHGVLVWKAGRYGNIVRLLPPLVLTEDLAETALDIITEAVETTTAAKQDIQR; translated from the coding sequence ATGGCAGTAGGACCATCGATCGAGGAGTTACACTTCGACGAGGCACCGTCAGTCGATTCCGTTCCCGGACCGACATCGCGGGCGCTTATCGAGAAGCAACAACGTATCGACAGCAGCGCGGTCGCTTACCCCGAGGATATCCCGATCGCTTTCGAGGAGGGAAAGGGAGCGACGGTTCGTGATGTAGACGGCAACACCTTCATCGATATGTTCGCCGGTATCGGCGTGTTCAACGTCGGGCACGCGAACCCGTACGTTCTCGACGCAGTGCATGAGCAAGCGGACAAGCTCGTCCATACCGTCGACTTCCCGACAGAGGCCAGACTCGAACTCATCGAGAAGCTCGACGAGATTGCCCCAGGTTCCCTACAAGGGAACAACAAGGTCGTCTTCGGCGGTCCGACCGGTAGCGACGCCGTTGAAGCGTCCATCAAGCTCGGCAAGTACAACACGGGTGGCGACGGACTCATCGCCTTCCGTGGCGCGTACCACGGCGCGACGAGTGGTGCAATGAGCGTCACGTCAAACACGAAGTTCAAGGAAGACTACACGCCGCTGCTCCCGGACGTCGTTCACTCGCCTTACCCGTATCCGTTTGGACAGGAAAAGGATCCACAAGAGGCAGTCGATCACGCACTCGAAGAACTACAGGCAACGCTCGAAGACCCGTACGGTGGCCTCGCGAATCCTGCGGGCATCATCGTCGAACCGATTCAAGGAGAGGGCGGCGTTATTACGCCGCCGGAAGGGTTTTTGCAGGGCGTTCGAGATCTCGCTACAGATAACGATGTGCCCCTCATCTTCGACGAGATTCAGAGCGGACTCGGTCGATCCGGTCAGTGGTGGGCGAGTGAATGGGACGACGTCACGCCCGACATCATGACTTCCGCGAAAGCCCTCGGTGGCGTCGGGTTCCCACTCTCGGCGACGATGTACGACGAATCCCTCGATACGTGGGGCTCCGGTGATCACGCTGGCACCTACCGTGGCCACGTCGTCGCGATGCGTGCTGGAACACGTGCTATCGAATACATTCAGGAACATGACTTGCTCGCACACGCTCGTAACCTAGGCGAATACATCCGGACCCGGTTGAAAGAAGCCGGTGAAGGAAATCCCCATTTAGGGGAGGTCCGAGGAAAGGGACTGTTCATCGGGGCGGAGTTCGTCGATGGTGATGGGAACCCCGACGGGGAGATGGCCGACGCGATCCAGGATTACTGTTTCGAGCACGGTGTCCTCGTGTGGAAGGCGGGCCGGTACGGCAACATCGTACGACTGCTCCCACCGCTCGTGCTTACCGAGGATCTGGCCGAAACGGCGCTCGACATCATCACTGAGGCCGTCGAAACGACGACCGCCGCAAAGCAAGACATCCAAAGATAG
- a CDS encoding Rid family detoxifying hydrolase → MTSEPIVTDEAPRNDNPYSQGVRADDTLYVSGYGPVDPETGEDVDGDVQAETEQVLENIAATVEKAGGSLDDVVKITVYLTDLDDYDRVNEAYGNQFTGTPPARVCVEVSRLPDDVHIEMDAIAHLG, encoded by the coding sequence ATGACTTCGGAACCCATCGTCACAGACGAGGCACCGCGCAATGACAATCCGTACTCGCAGGGCGTCCGCGCCGACGATACGCTCTATGTATCCGGCTATGGTCCAGTCGACCCCGAAACGGGAGAGGACGTCGACGGCGACGTGCAAGCTGAAACCGAACAAGTACTGGAGAACATTGCAGCGACCGTCGAGAAAGCGGGCGGGTCGCTCGACGATGTCGTCAAGATAACTGTCTATCTGACCGACTTGGACGACTATGACCGTGTCAACGAGGCCTACGGTAACCAGTTCACCGGTACGCCACCGGCCCGTGTCTGCGTGGAGGTCTCGCGTCTCCCCGACGATGTCCATATCGAAATGGACGCCATCGCACATCTCGGGTGA